In Portunus trituberculatus isolate SZX2019 chromosome 46, ASM1759143v1, whole genome shotgun sequence, a single window of DNA contains:
- the LOC123520308 gene encoding C-type lectin domain family 17, member A-like isoform X1, translating into MTGFRLLSFLGTLAVVAATDIKPASKYNTKCHSPFTEISGRCVHIDVSKTGTWQNMRKFCQQLGGDLVNLSDLQFYGDILLYIESLHLPHAHLWIGATDEATEDVWMWTDGTPVRMGTPFWANFGDNNSQMPDGGDSQNCAMLDVNMHYYFNDFSCSKLDISPLCEK; encoded by the exons ATGACTGGCTTCAGGCTGCTGTCTTTCCTGG GAACCCTGGCCGTGGTGGCGGCGACGGATATCAAGCCAGCAAGTAAatata ATACCAAGTGCCACAGTCCCTTCACGGAGATTAGTGGTCGCTGCGTGCATATTGATGTCTCCAAAACCGGCACGTGGCAAAATATGCGGAAGTTTTGTCAGCAACTTGGCGGTGACCTGGTCAATCTTTCTGATCTGCAATTCTACGGTGACATCCTTTTGTACATTGAAAGCTTAC ATTTGCCACACGCTCATTTGTGGATCGGTGCCACGGACGAAGCGACGGAGGACGTCTGGATGTGGACAGATGGGACGCCAGTCAGGATGGGCACTCCTTTTTGGGCTAACTTTGGCGATAATAATAGCCAAATGCCTGATGGAGGAGATAGTCAAAACTGTGCCATGCTCGATGTAAACATGCATTATTATTTCAATGATTTTTCTTGTTCAAAATTAGATATAAGTCCACTTTGTGAGAAGTAA
- the LOC123520309 gene encoding perlucin-like protein yields the protein MTGFRLLSFLGTLAVVAATDVKPGTQVECEGAFTEVGGRCVHVELSNSGSWHDSRNFCHGLGGELVNLADVQFYSDLILYLESIHMGKMHFWIGATDIANEGTWVWTDGSATRMGTPFWANYGVNNDQMPTGGTDQNCAILDTNLHYYFNDAACEKTYIFPICEK from the exons ATGACTGGCTTCAGGCTGCTGTCTTTCCTGG GAACCCTGGCCGTGGTGGCGGCGACGGACGTCAAGCCAGGAactc AAGTGGAGTGCGAGGGCGCCTTCACAGAGGTAGGAGGCCGCTGTGTGCACGTTGAACTCAGCAACAGCGGCTCGTGGCACGATTCGCGAAATTTCTGTCACGGTCTGGGTGGTGAACTGGTCAATCTTGCAGACGTGCAGTTCTACAGTGATCTCATCCTGTACCTTGAAAGCATAC ATATGGGAAAAATGCACTTTTGGATCGGTGCCACGGACATAGCAAATGAAGGCACTTGGGTGTGGACGGATGGGTCTGCCACCAGGATGGGCACCCCGTTTTGGGCCAACTATGGAGTAAACAATGACCAGATGCCAACTGGGGGAACAGATCAGAATTGTGCCATCCTTGATACAAATCTGCATTACTATTTTAATGACGCTGCGTGTGAAAAGACATATATCTTCCCTATATGCGAGAAGTAG
- the LOC123520308 gene encoding C-type lectin domain family 17, member A-like isoform X2 — translation MTGFRLLSFLGTLAVVAATDIKPANTKCHSPFTEISGRCVHIDVSKTGTWQNMRKFCQQLGGDLVNLSDLQFYGDILLYIESLHLPHAHLWIGATDEATEDVWMWTDGTPVRMGTPFWANFGDNNSQMPDGGDSQNCAMLDVNMHYYFNDFSCSKLDISPLCEK, via the exons ATGACTGGCTTCAGGCTGCTGTCTTTCCTGG GAACCCTGGCCGTGGTGGCGGCGACGGATATCAAGCCAGCAA ATACCAAGTGCCACAGTCCCTTCACGGAGATTAGTGGTCGCTGCGTGCATATTGATGTCTCCAAAACCGGCACGTGGCAAAATATGCGGAAGTTTTGTCAGCAACTTGGCGGTGACCTGGTCAATCTTTCTGATCTGCAATTCTACGGTGACATCCTTTTGTACATTGAAAGCTTAC ATTTGCCACACGCTCATTTGTGGATCGGTGCCACGGACGAAGCGACGGAGGACGTCTGGATGTGGACAGATGGGACGCCAGTCAGGATGGGCACTCCTTTTTGGGCTAACTTTGGCGATAATAATAGCCAAATGCCTGATGGAGGAGATAGTCAAAACTGTGCCATGCTCGATGTAAACATGCATTATTATTTCAATGATTTTTCTTGTTCAAAATTAGATATAAGTCCACTTTGTGAGAAGTAA